One window from the genome of Gloeomargarita sp. SRBZ-1_bins_9 encodes:
- the queG gene encoding tRNA epoxyqueuosine(34) reductase QueG, with product MIDAQQVKAQAHRLGFHRVGIAAVEPAPRSHLQEWLAAGYHADMHWLTDRRRQRIEQVLPGVRSVIAVAMNYYWPGEQPPVGKIARYAWGRDYHRVVGRRLQALARWLRQQAPDCQTRVYVDTGPVEDKLWAEWAGLGWVGKNANLITRQYGSWVVLGEILTTIALEPDGPHTEHCGTCTRCITACPTGAIVRPFVVDSRRCIAYHTIENRQPELPADIAARLEGWLAGCDICQEVCPWNQRFAQPTDIDEFRPRLPRLSLQAWAEMDDNTWDRTLRGSALRRIKPAMWRRNARALLRMSRAAPTTEKVSHA from the coding sequence ATGATTGACGCCCAGCAGGTCAAGGCCCAGGCGCACCGGTTAGGGTTTCACCGGGTGGGGATTGCTGCGGTGGAACCAGCCCCCCGCTCCCATCTCCAGGAATGGCTAGCCGCAGGTTACCACGCCGACATGCACTGGCTGACGGATAGGCGGCGGCAGCGGATTGAACAGGTCTTGCCGGGAGTGCGCTCCGTGATCGCTGTAGCCATGAACTACTACTGGCCCGGCGAGCAACCCCCAGTGGGCAAAATTGCACGCTATGCCTGGGGGCGGGACTATCACCGGGTGGTGGGGCGGCGACTGCAAGCTTTAGCGCGATGGCTCCGGCAACAGGCCCCCGATTGCCAAACCCGGGTTTATGTAGACACCGGGCCAGTGGAAGATAAACTCTGGGCGGAATGGGCGGGCTTGGGCTGGGTGGGGAAAAACGCCAACCTGATCACCCGGCAGTACGGCTCCTGGGTAGTGCTGGGGGAAATCTTAACCACCATAGCCCTGGAACCCGACGGTCCCCACACCGAACATTGCGGCACCTGTACCCGCTGCATCACCGCTTGTCCCACCGGGGCCATCGTCCGTCCCTTCGTCGTGGATAGCCGGCGCTGCATTGCCTACCACACCATTGAAAACCGGCAACCGGAATTACCCGCGGACATCGCTGCTCGGTTAGAAGGCTGGTTAGCCGGTTGTGACATTTGCCAAGAGGTTTGCCCCTGGAACCAGCGCTTTGCCCAGCCCACCGATATAGACGAATTTCGGCCCCGGTTACCCCGTCTATCCCTACAGGCGTGGGCTGAAATGGACGACAACACCTGGGACCGCACCTTGCGGGGGTCAGCCCTGCGGCGGATCAAACCGGCCATGTGGCGGCGGAACGCCCGAGCCTTGTTGCGCATGTCCCGTGCTGCCCCGACAACTGAAAAGGTGAGCCATGCCTAG
- a CDS encoding SIMPL domain-containing protein (The SIMPL domain is named for its presence in mouse protein SIMPL (signalling molecule that associates with mouse pelle-like kinase). Bacterial member BP26, from Brucella, was shown to assemble into a channel-like structure, while YggE from E. coli has been associated with resistance to oxidative stress.) — MLKWMGLTALLVGLGQPVAWADIKEQILQVTGQGMVTLPTQLAEVEVGVEIQGKSANQVQTEIAQRLNRLLQTLQRRQAEKISTTEVRLSPVYGEKQELVGFVGRSGLQFRLPIPQTGAVLDELVAQGANQISRLQFIASDAALEQGRTQALQLAVQDAQKQAQTVLTALQLTPKEVINIQILSTSLPVPQPVVFAEKRLATPIVGGEQIVQAQVRLDIRY; from the coding sequence ATGCTGAAGTGGATGGGGTTGACTGCTTTGTTGGTGGGGTTGGGGCAACCGGTGGCCTGGGCGGACATCAAAGAGCAGATTTTGCAGGTGACCGGCCAGGGAATGGTGACGTTGCCGACGCAACTGGCGGAGGTGGAAGTCGGGGTGGAAATCCAGGGCAAAAGCGCTAACCAGGTGCAGACGGAGATTGCCCAGCGACTCAACCGCTTGCTGCAAACCCTACAACGCCGGCAGGCCGAAAAAATTAGCACGACGGAGGTACGCCTGAGTCCGGTTTATGGGGAAAAACAGGAGCTGGTAGGGTTTGTAGGGCGCAGTGGGTTGCAGTTTCGCCTGCCGATTCCCCAAACCGGCGCTGTTTTAGACGAACTGGTGGCCCAGGGTGCCAACCAAATCAGTCGGCTGCAATTTATCGCCAGTGACGCGGCGCTGGAGCAGGGACGCACCCAGGCTTTGCAACTGGCGGTCCAAGATGCCCAAAAACAGGCGCAAACGGTGCTGACGGCCTTGCAACTGACCCCCAAAGAAGTCATCAACATCCAGATACTCAGCACCAGCCTGCCTGTGCCCCAACCGGTGGTGTTCGCCGAAAAGCGCTTGGCCACCCCTATCGTCGGCGGCGAACAGATAGTCCAGGCTCAGGTGCGGCTAGACATCCGTTACTGA